One bacterium genomic region harbors:
- a CDS encoding NYN domain-containing protein — protein MKTIIFIDGENFVYQLRDMLAKRRLVKYRDELVRVDIRKMLADVIQNDSVKTAKIEYYAAKVHIIDRTPELKERTERYAKDADAWEKALISQNINYVQAGHLLVRDGKPCQVCGHAEPVLVEKGVDLRFATDVIRASGENVRIILLSSDGDMVPAIEESKRRGAELWYVGFRGVSNAALARTATRKFTILAKHAAAALGPKPQKYESQDRDKKPEHAQYQRHKTGDQQPSGAVTGSRLASMLLPQSTTSKVQAKEAPERVTRSRAVRRSRMPKKES, from the coding sequence ATGAAAACAATCATCTTCATCGATGGCGAGAATTTCGTCTACCAGCTCCGCGATATGCTCGCCAAGCGCCGCTTAGTAAAATACCGCGATGAGCTGGTGCGGGTTGATATACGTAAGATGCTCGCCGACGTCATCCAAAATGATTCGGTGAAAACTGCAAAGATTGAATATTATGCTGCTAAAGTGCATATTATCGATCGCACGCCTGAGCTAAAGGAGCGTACTGAGCGTTATGCCAAGGATGCAGATGCCTGGGAAAAAGCACTCATAAGCCAGAACATCAACTACGTCCAGGCGGGACATTTGCTGGTCCGTGACGGTAAGCCCTGCCAGGTGTGTGGGCATGCTGAGCCAGTGCTAGTCGAGAAAGGTGTTGATCTTAGATTCGCCACAGATGTAATTCGTGCATCTGGAGAGAATGTGCGCATCATTCTCTTGAGTTCGGATGGTGACATGGTGCCAGCGATCGAAGAATCTAAGCGACGTGGGGCTGAGCTCTGGTACGTCGGATTTCGTGGGGTAAGTAATGCGGCGCTGGCGCGCACGGCGACGCGCAAGTTTACGATTCTCGCGAAGCACGCGGCTGCTGCGCTCGGGCCAAAGCCACAAAAATACGAGAGCCAAGATCGGGATAAGAAGCCCGAGCATGCGCAGTACCAGAGGCATAAGACAGGCGATCAACAGCCATCTGGTGCAGTGACTGGTTCGCGCTTGGCAAGCATGTTGTTGCCGCAATCAACCACGAGCAAAGTGCAAGCGAAAGAAGCTCCGGAGCGTGTTACTCGATCGCGTGCAGTTCGCAGGTCTCGCATGCCGAAGAAGGAATCATAA
- a CDS encoding HTH domain-containing protein: protein MTPRQVAILTEIIRQYSESAEPVSSHALLKKFDVSSATIRSEMAALERDGYIYQPHISAGRVPTDKGYRFYVNNLAEPDAKPRYELTVEKRVASLRDHVDRAVKIATETLSEMTGNTAFATLSDTVYFHSLHQLFSQPEFADSLRAASAARYLDSLSSWLLEQSPDEDLAIFIGRENPFARTSGMAMVVARFESPYSLHSAIGIVGPTRQDYAKVTALVELTGKKLEEVLQ from the coding sequence ATGACACCACGCCAAGTAGCAATTTTGACCGAAATTATTCGTCAGTATTCAGAGAGTGCTGAGCCGGTGAGTTCGCATGCTCTACTGAAGAAATTTGATGTGTCATCCGCGACGATTCGCTCCGAAATGGCAGCCTTGGAGCGAGATGGCTACATCTATCAGCCCCACATTTCGGCTGGACGAGTTCCTACAGATAAAGGCTATCGTTTTTATGTAAACAATCTTGCCGAGCCAGATGCGAAGCCTCGATATGAGTTGACGGTAGAGAAGCGCGTAGCAAGCTTACGGGATCATGTGGATCGAGCGGTGAAGATCGCTACCGAAACACTCTCAGAGATGACCGGTAACACTGCTTTTGCAACGCTCTCCGACACCGTTTATTTTCATAGTTTGCACCAACTCTTCTCGCAGCCAGAATTCGCTGATAGCTTGAGAGCAGCATCGGCCGCACGGTATCTTGATTCTCTCTCGTCCTGGCTCTTAGAGCAAAGTCCGGATGAAGATCTGGCAATCTTCATCGGTCGCGAAAATCCATTTGCGCGTACCAGTGGGATGGCGATGGTGGTGGCACGATTCGAGAGCCCATATAGCTTGCATAGCGCGATCGGTATCGTCGGGCCTACTCGCCAGGACTATGCCAAAGTTACAGCGCTCGTCGAACTGACCGGTAAGAAACTAGAGGAGGTTCTCCAATAA
- the ftsH gene encoding ATP-dependent zinc metalloprotease FtsH, giving the protein MMQFLKRIPRNTWYIIIALVVLVMLGIVGDGTQSKPQSVSISKVIEQVNQGQVDKIELNGDKLTIFLKGGGKQEAFKESSASLKDYGVDYSKVTVEPKNPDDGSSRWLDAVFTFLPVVMIIGFFWFVMRQAQGQNNAAMSFGRSKARVAGIEKEKVTFTEVAGANEAKQELSEIVEFLKWPQKFEALGAKIPKGVLLFGSPGTGKTLLARAVAGEAGVPFFSISGSEFVEMFVGVGASRVRDLFAKAKKNSPCIIFIDEIDAVGRQRGTGLGGGHDEREQTLNQILVEMDGFEQGTNVIVMAATNRPDVLDPALLRPGRFDRRVTIDLPDMNQRAEILEVHTKQKPLDSSVDLMEIARKTPGVSGADLANITNEAAIFAARQDRKKIQQSDFHEAVEKVALGPERKSHVLNDTEKKITAYHEAGHALLSHLLPNCNPVHKVSIVSRGMAGGVTWSLPIEDKHMHSVADFLDDITMSLGGRTAEKIIFGDITTGAESDLKHANGLARRMITEYGMGVTLTNQVFGHPEGSVFLGKSFSEGRNYSEQTQDKIDDEVQKIIIDASKRAEETIAKHRKKLDLIAEKLMKEETIEGPEFAKLFESLEKKKKDPKGVAAVEGEV; this is encoded by the coding sequence ATGATGCAATTCTTGAAGCGCATTCCACGTAACACGTGGTATATCATTATCGCACTCGTCGTGCTGGTCATGCTGGGAATAGTTGGTGACGGTACTCAATCGAAGCCACAATCCGTCTCGATTTCAAAAGTTATCGAACAGGTGAATCAAGGACAAGTTGATAAGATTGAGTTGAATGGCGATAAGCTAACGATCTTCCTTAAGGGGGGAGGGAAGCAGGAGGCTTTTAAAGAAAGCTCAGCATCACTCAAAGATTATGGGGTTGATTATTCTAAGGTTACCGTCGAGCCCAAAAATCCGGATGATGGCTCAAGTCGTTGGCTAGATGCTGTCTTTACTTTCTTGCCGGTCGTGATGATCATTGGGTTCTTCTGGTTTGTCATGCGTCAGGCGCAAGGTCAGAATAATGCAGCTATGAGCTTCGGCAGATCCAAAGCGCGCGTAGCTGGTATCGAGAAAGAAAAAGTAACTTTTACAGAAGTGGCTGGTGCGAACGAAGCCAAGCAAGAGCTGTCAGAGATCGTGGAATTCTTGAAGTGGCCACAGAAGTTTGAAGCGCTCGGCGCCAAGATTCCGAAGGGGGTGCTGTTGTTTGGCTCGCCGGGTACTGGTAAAACACTTCTGGCGCGAGCTGTCGCCGGTGAGGCTGGCGTCCCGTTCTTCTCTATTTCCGGCTCGGAGTTTGTCGAAATGTTTGTTGGCGTTGGTGCAAGTCGTGTGCGAGATCTGTTTGCGAAGGCTAAGAAAAACTCACCGTGTATTATATTTATTGATGAAATTGATGCGGTTGGACGCCAGCGTGGTACCGGCCTGGGTGGCGGTCATGATGAACGCGAACAAACACTCAACCAGATTTTGGTAGAGATGGACGGGTTTGAGCAGGGTACAAACGTGATCGTGATGGCTGCGACTAACCGACCGGATGTACTAGATCCAGCTCTTTTGCGACCAGGTCGTTTTGACCGCCGTGTGACGATTGACTTGCCGGACATGAATCAGCGCGCAGAAATTCTCGAAGTGCATACCAAGCAAAAACCGCTTGATAGTTCAGTAGACCTGATGGAGATTGCTCGCAAAACACCAGGCGTGTCGGGTGCTGACTTGGCAAACATTACGAACGAGGCTGCGATTTTTGCGGCTCGCCAGGATCGCAAGAAGATCCAGCAGTCTGACTTCCATGAAGCTGTTGAGAAAGTTGCCCTTGGTCCGGAGCGCAAGAGCCATGTGCTCAATGATACCGAGAAGAAAATCACCGCCTATCACGAAGCCGGTCATGCACTGTTGTCACACTTGCTTCCTAACTGCAACCCAGTACATAAGGTGTCAATCGTATCACGTGGCATGGCTGGTGGTGTGACGTGGAGCTTGCCAATCGAGGATAAGCATATGCATTCGGTGGCTGACTTCTTAGACGATATCACGATGAGTCTTGGTGGTCGCACGGCTGAGAAGATCATCTTCGGTGACATCACGACCGGTGCCGAGTCTGACCTCAAGCACGCGAACGGCTTAGCTCGCCGCATGATAACCGAATATGGTATGGGCGTAACACTTACCAACCAAGTTTTCGGACACCCTGAAGGCTCGGTGTTCTTAGGCAAATCATTCTCCGAGGGGAGGAATTACTCAGAGCAAACTCAAGATAAGATTGACGACGAAGTTCAGAAGATTATCATTGATGCCTCGAAGCGCGCCGAAGAGACAATTGCCAAGCATCGCAAGAAACTCGATTTGATTGCCGAGAAACTAATGAAAGAGGAGACTATTGAAGGCCCAGAATTCGCGAAACTCTTTGAGTCACTTGAGAAGAAAAAGAAGGACCCAAAGGGAGTAGCTGCGGTGGAGGGTGAAGTTTAG
- a CDS encoding nucleotide exchange factor GrpE, which produces MKPDKNKPAAKAPKLPKKDPMAELTADLQRVQADFENYKKRVASERAELMNSAKLAVLTDLLPALDNFDRAATHLPDHLQNDPWAQGMSYVGTQLEQILDDMGVKKFTPQIGEEFNHETMDALERIASDHPPETIAEVLTPGYQIQGQTVRPASVKVSQGNENEQKEAKQEGEK; this is translated from the coding sequence ATGAAACCAGATAAGAACAAGCCTGCAGCAAAGGCACCGAAACTCCCGAAGAAAGACCCGATGGCGGAGTTGACGGCTGATCTCCAGCGCGTGCAAGCAGACTTCGAAAACTACAAGAAGCGAGTCGCCAGTGAGCGCGCAGAGCTCATGAATAGTGCGAAGCTTGCGGTACTCACGGATCTGCTGCCCGCGCTCGACAACTTTGATCGAGCGGCTACACACCTACCAGACCATTTGCAGAATGACCCGTGGGCACAGGGGATGAGCTATGTCGGTACTCAGCTCGAGCAGATCCTCGATGATATGGGGGTCAAGAAATTCACCCCGCAGATCGGTGAGGAATTTAATCATGAGACGATGGATGCTCTCGAGCGCATAGCTTCGGATCATCCGCCGGAGACTATCGCTGAAGTTCTCACGCCGGGCTATCAGATACAGGGACAGACCGTTCGCCCGGCTAGCGTGAAGGTATCGCAAGGAAATGAAAATGAGCAAAAAGAAGCTAAGCAAGAAGGAGAAAAATAA
- the dnaK gene encoding molecular chaperone DnaK encodes MAKIIGIDLGTTNSAMAVMEGGDPTVITNIEGARTTPSIGAVNKNGERLAGQVAKRQAVINPDNTIFSVKRLIGRTIDDPEIKRDMELMPYEIVKADGHVKVKMGDKDYTPEEVSAMILAKLKADAEKYLGDTVTEAVITVPAYFNDAQRQATKDAGKIAGLEVKRIINEPTAAALAYGLDKKKEEKIVVYDLGGGTFDVSVLELGDGVFEVKSTNGDTHLGGDDFDIAIINWLVEEFQKDQGIDLKQDKAAMQRLKEAAEKAKIELSTTQESEINIPFITADASGPKHMNLTLSRAKLEELVGKLVEDTLKPCEAALKDAGLNKGAINEVILVGGMTRMPLVQKKVEEFFGKKPLQGVNPDEVVAIGAAIQGGVLGGEVKDVLLLDVTPLSLGIETMGGVMTKLIDRNTTIPTSKTQVFSTASDNQPSVEIVVLQGEREMAADNKILGRFQLDGIPPAPRGVPQIEVSYNIDANGIVSVTAKDKATNKEQHITIQNSSNLSDDEIKKMQADAEAHAEEDKKKKEQVEAKNHADTMIYTAEKSLKDAGDKVDETVKKDVEGAAKVLKDKLGENEPDVEELKKLTQDLSDKLTKIGEAMYKAEEAAASAGEGDKSDKDGEKKDDKTDDAEEGEIVDDKK; translated from the coding sequence ATGGCAAAGATTATCGGAATTGACCTCGGTACAACGAACTCAGCAATGGCTGTGATGGAAGGTGGCGACCCAACCGTCATCACTAATATTGAAGGTGCGCGCACCACTCCATCGATCGGTGCTGTGAACAAAAATGGCGAGCGCCTCGCCGGACAAGTGGCGAAGCGCCAGGCCGTGATTAACCCAGACAACACGATCTTCTCAGTCAAGCGCCTTATCGGCCGCACGATCGATGACCCAGAGATCAAGCGCGACATGGAACTCATGCCATACGAGATCGTCAAGGCAGATGGCCATGTGAAGGTGAAGATGGGCGATAAAGATTATACGCCAGAAGAAGTCAGCGCCATGATTCTCGCTAAGCTCAAAGCAGATGCTGAGAAATATCTCGGCGATACTGTGACTGAGGCTGTGATCACTGTCCCAGCGTACTTCAATGACGCACAGCGCCAGGCAACGAAGGACGCTGGTAAGATCGCTGGTCTCGAAGTGAAGCGCATTATTAACGAGCCAACCGCTGCTGCATTAGCGTACGGACTCGATAAGAAAAAAGAAGAAAAGATCGTAGTCTACGACCTCGGTGGCGGTACCTTTGACGTGTCGGTGCTTGAGCTCGGTGACGGTGTCTTTGAAGTAAAGTCCACCAACGGCGACACGCACCTCGGCGGTGACGACTTTGATATCGCGATCATCAACTGGCTGGTTGAAGAATTTCAAAAAGATCAGGGTATCGATCTCAAGCAGGACAAGGCTGCGATGCAGCGCTTGAAGGAAGCTGCTGAGAAAGCAAAGATCGAGCTCTCGACTACCCAAGAATCAGAGATTAACATCCCATTCATCACGGCCGATGCGAGCGGACCGAAGCATATGAATCTCACACTTTCACGCGCGAAGCTCGAGGAACTGGTCGGTAAGCTTGTCGAAGATACTCTCAAGCCATGTGAAGCTGCGCTCAAAGATGCGGGCCTTAATAAGGGTGCCATCAATGAAGTGATTCTCGTCGGCGGCATGACTCGTATGCCGCTCGTACAGAAGAAAGTCGAAGAATTTTTCGGCAAGAAGCCACTCCAGGGTGTGAACCCAGACGAAGTTGTGGCTATTGGTGCTGCGATCCAGGGTGGTGTGCTTGGTGGTGAAGTGAAGGACGTTCTCCTCCTAGATGTAACCCCACTCTCACTTGGGATCGAGACGATGGGCGGTGTTATGACCAAGCTCATTGATCGCAACACGACCATCCCGACTAGTAAGACGCAGGTCTTCTCGACCGCCAGTGACAACCAGCCGAGCGTAGAGATCGTTGTGCTACAAGGCGAGCGCGAGATGGCTGCTGATAACAAGATCCTCGGTCGCTTCCAGCTCGATGGTATACCGCCAGCTCCTCGTGGCGTACCGCAGATTGAAGTCAGCTACAACATCGATGCTAATGGTATCGTCAGTGTAACCGCTAAGGATAAAGCAACCAATAAAGAACAGCACATTACGATCCAGAACTCGAGTAACTTGAGTGATGATGAAATCAAAAAGATGCAGGCAGATGCCGAGGCTCATGCTGAGGAGGACAAGAAGAAAAAAGAGCAGGTCGAAGCTAAGAACCACGCTGACACCATGATCTACACCGCCGAGAAAAGTCTGAAAGACGCTGGTGACAAAGTCGACGAGACCGTGAAGAAAGATGTCGAGGGGGCTGCTAAAGTACTGAAGGATAAGCTGGGCGAGAATGAACCAGATGTCGAGGAGCTCAAGAAGCTGACCCAAGATCTCTCAGATAAGCTCACGAAGATCGGTGAAGCTATGTACAAAGCCGAAGAAGCTGCTGCATCGGCTGGTGAGGGTGACAAGAGTGACAAAGACGGCGAAAAGAAGGATGATAAGACTGACGACGCCGAAGAAGGCGAAATCGTCGACGATAAGAAGTAA
- the lepA gene encoding elongation factor 4 gives MKNIRNFCIIAHIDHGKSTLADRLLEETGTVAGRDMRAQLLDTMELEQEKGITIKLQPARMQWKDHELNLIDTPGHVDFSYEVSRSLEAVEGAILVVDATQGIQAQTLANVYMAIEAGLKIIPVANKIDLPAAEPDRVAAEIGQLLGVEPSTVSKISAKTGEGIHELLDRLVDEVPAPKGDVDAPTQALVFDSLYDGYRGVILYVRIMNGQIKKNQEIRLIQSGSASLALEVGHFTPARVEDPALTTGQVGFITTNIKSVQFARVGDTVTLGLTPKTEALPGYKKVQPLIFASLYPTSQEEYPKLKDSLEKLALSDASLTFTTENSAALGFGMRIGFLGLLHLEIIKERLEREFDLDLIVTSPSVSYKVKLTNGDELTIEQASALPDASAIDSIAEPWVKGEVVTPAEYIGGILQLVIDARGRQTKLEYLDPTRAVVGFTAPLAEIITDFYDDLKSQTSGFASLSYEWDEYHEGDLVRVDILLAGERVDSLGAIVARSKSEVFGRKLCERLKELIPRQNFEVAVQAAIGAKFIARENISALRKDVTAKLYGGDVSRKKKLLEKQKKGKARMKQIGKVSIPSDVFMQLIKKGD, from the coding sequence ATGAAGAATATTAGAAACTTTTGTATAATTGCCCATATTGATCATGGGAAGTCGACCCTGGCTGACCGCCTGCTTGAAGAGACGGGTACTGTCGCGGGTCGAGACATGCGTGCGCAGTTGCTCGATACAATGGAACTCGAGCAGGAGAAGGGTATCACCATTAAGCTCCAGCCGGCGCGGATGCAGTGGAAGGATCATGAGCTCAATCTAATTGATACGCCTGGGCACGTTGACTTTAGTTATGAGGTCAGTCGATCGCTTGAGGCTGTCGAAGGTGCGATCTTGGTCGTCGATGCAACGCAGGGGATACAGGCTCAAACACTCGCAAATGTATACATGGCCATCGAAGCTGGGCTCAAGATTATTCCGGTTGCAAATAAGATCGATCTACCTGCTGCCGAGCCAGATCGCGTGGCTGCCGAGATTGGACAGTTGCTCGGTGTTGAGCCGTCGACAGTCAGTAAGATCTCCGCCAAAACGGGCGAGGGTATTCACGAGCTGCTCGATCGACTGGTGGATGAAGTGCCAGCACCAAAAGGTGACGTAGATGCGCCGACGCAAGCACTTGTCTTTGACTCGCTTTACGACGGCTATCGTGGCGTTATTCTCTATGTACGCATCATGAATGGACAGATTAAGAAGAACCAAGAAATACGCTTGATCCAATCCGGAAGCGCGTCATTGGCGCTCGAGGTTGGGCACTTCACTCCGGCTCGCGTCGAAGATCCGGCACTGACTACCGGACAAGTAGGGTTTATTACGACCAATATTAAGTCGGTGCAGTTCGCTCGCGTCGGCGATACGGTGACGCTTGGTTTGACCCCGAAGACTGAGGCTCTGCCGGGATACAAAAAAGTCCAGCCGCTGATTTTTGCTAGTCTCTACCCAACGAGCCAAGAAGAATATCCGAAGCTCAAAGATTCGCTTGAAAAGCTGGCACTGAGTGATGCGTCGCTGACGTTTACGACCGAAAACTCAGCAGCGCTCGGGTTTGGTATGCGCATTGGTTTTCTCGGACTCTTACATCTCGAGATTATCAAGGAGCGTCTGGAGCGAGAGTTTGATCTTGATTTGATCGTGACGAGTCCAAGTGTGAGCTATAAGGTGAAGCTTACGAATGGGGATGAGCTGACGATTGAGCAGGCGAGCGCACTGCCAGATGCGAGCGCTATTGATTCGATCGCTGAGCCTTGGGTGAAGGGCGAAGTTGTGACGCCAGCAGAGTATATTGGCGGCATCCTGCAGCTTGTTATCGATGCGCGTGGGCGGCAGACGAAGCTAGAATATCTTGATCCGACACGTGCTGTGGTTGGCTTTACGGCACCGCTGGCGGAGATTATTACCGACTTCTATGATGACCTGAAGAGTCAGACATCGGGTTTTGCGAGCTTAAGTTATGAGTGGGACGAATATCATGAGGGTGATCTGGTGCGCGTTGATATCTTGCTTGCCGGTGAGCGAGTTGACTCGCTGGGTGCAATCGTGGCGCGCTCGAAGTCAGAGGTGTTTGGTCGCAAACTATGCGAACGGCTCAAAGAACTCATTCCGCGCCAAAACTTCGAAGTGGCGGTGCAGGCAGCGATTGGTGCGAAGTTTATTGCTCGCGAAAACATCTCGGCGCTGCGTAAGGATGTGACCGCCAAGCTCTATGGAGGTGACGTATCACGTAAGAAGAAACTCTTGGAGAAGCAGAAGAAAGGTAAGGCACGCATGAAGCAGATTGGAAAAGTTTCGATCCCGAGTGATGTGTTTATGCAACTTATTAAGAAGGGTGACTAG
- the murJ gene encoding murein biosynthesis integral membrane protein MurJ, giving the protein MRNSVKAIINRINKQRSISMAALLISLSYLTSRLLGLVRDRLLASNFGLSAQTDAYSAAFRIPDLLFTLLVSGAFAVSFIPVFVGYIERKKIDEAWEVASIVLNLIIILTIILGLATFIWTEPLVRIIAPGFDPERFHLTVNLTRIMLVTPLLFGISSVLGAIQQSFQRFILFALASVFYNVGIIIGIVFFEQFFQTPIYGVAYGVVAGTALQAIMQFIGIIGLGFRYHLSVKLWHPAVMRIFKLMVPRSLDLGLEQINTIVVTAIGSQLAAGSLTSYYYANNLKNVPLGLFGGAISTAVFPSLIRAAKSKNKSRLPSQIVQTIRFVLFFVLPSAAIAIIMRGYIVRLLLGFGDQTTADVLGWLAAVIVSQSVFFIVARIFYALEDTKTPLYTSLATFGFNIILCYILSAEYGVLGLAMSLSTVTTLELIILLLLLRRKIGSFGLRNIIQGGVRMVMASIAMAGVMYILITNYFPLFRDERGWRVLGPKFLIVSLVGLGAYLLVCWLLRLDEIRTVVRYTQRRYLNRLRRNIGA; this is encoded by the coding sequence ATGAGAAACTCCGTCAAAGCCATCATCAATCGCATCAATAAGCAGCGCTCTATTTCTATGGCGGCGCTGCTTATCTCGCTGTCGTATCTGACGAGTCGATTACTCGGTCTGGTACGAGATCGATTATTGGCTTCAAACTTTGGCTTGTCTGCTCAGACAGATGCGTATTCGGCTGCGTTTAGGATCCCAGACCTATTATTTACTTTGTTAGTGTCTGGTGCTTTCGCAGTGTCGTTTATTCCGGTTTTCGTCGGCTACATCGAGCGCAAGAAAATTGACGAAGCCTGGGAAGTTGCGAGTATTGTACTCAATCTCATCATTATCCTCACCATTATTCTAGGTCTAGCGACCTTCATTTGGACTGAGCCGCTGGTGCGTATCATTGCTCCGGGATTTGATCCTGAACGGTTTCACCTGACTGTCAATCTGACGCGCATTATGCTGGTCACGCCTTTATTGTTTGGGATATCGTCTGTACTGGGGGCGATCCAGCAGTCGTTTCAGCGTTTTATTCTTTTCGCGCTGGCGAGCGTGTTTTATAACGTCGGTATCATAATAGGAATTGTATTTTTTGAGCAGTTTTTTCAGACTCCAATATATGGCGTCGCGTATGGTGTGGTTGCGGGCACGGCGCTGCAAGCCATTATGCAGTTCATTGGCATTATAGGTCTTGGTTTTCGTTATCATTTGTCCGTGAAATTGTGGCACCCAGCAGTAATGCGAATATTCAAACTGATGGTACCTCGGTCGCTCGATCTCGGCCTCGAACAGATCAATACAATAGTCGTCACTGCGATTGGTTCACAGCTTGCGGCAGGGTCACTGACTAGTTACTACTACGCGAATAATCTCAAGAATGTGCCCCTCGGCTTGTTTGGTGGAGCTATCTCCACGGCGGTCTTTCCGTCGTTGATCCGGGCGGCGAAGTCAAAAAATAAATCACGATTGCCATCGCAAATTGTGCAAACGATTCGTTTCGTGCTCTTTTTTGTGCTGCCGTCGGCTGCGATCGCGATCATTATGCGCGGATATATCGTTCGCTTGTTGTTGGGCTTTGGTGATCAAACGACTGCAGATGTGCTGGGCTGGCTAGCCGCGGTGATTGTATCGCAAAGCGTGTTCTTTATTGTGGCTCGTATTTTTTATGCGCTTGAAGACACTAAGACGCCGCTCTATACGAGCTTGGCAACCTTTGGCTTCAATATTATTCTTTGTTACATTTTGTCTGCTGAGTATGGGGTGCTTGGGCTCGCCATGTCATTGTCGACTGTCACAACACTGGAGCTGATCATCTTGCTACTCTTACTGCGCCGAAAGATCGGTAGCTTTGGTTTACGCAACATCATTCAGGGTGGAGTACGTATGGTTATGGCGTCGATCGCCATGGCGGGGGTGATGTACATATTGATCACGAATTACTTCCCATTATTCCGTGATGAGCGTGGCTGGCGAGTGCTTGGACCGAAGTTCCTCATCGTTTCGCTTGTCGGACTCGGAGCGTACTTATTGGTTTGCTGGCTCCTGCGCTTGGATGAAATACGGACGGTCGTGCGCTATACTCAGCGTAGGTATTTGAATCGCTTGCGTCGGAATATTGGTGCCTAA
- a CDS encoding CHAP domain-containing protein, with translation MQSNTASQEQRELLRQYELSLHRRQDGPIRRIQNFFAENTRIKATLMIMVYFVVFAVSFQTSRADFEQTTSKYLEANNLQTSQSVPSTRVVTRSVTPTPSPSESSTYADALTLPATDKPSEDKPSTGMQYTASGYSYGHCTMYVSKRRPIPQNWGNARDWLRRAQAAGFTTGEYARPGAIAQTTVGRYGHVAYVEQVQEGKVYVSEMNYVGWNRLSYRWADESEFNYIY, from the coding sequence ATGCAATCGAACACCGCATCCCAGGAACAGCGCGAGCTGCTCAGGCAATATGAGCTCTCACTGCACCGTCGTCAGGACGGGCCGATTCGCCGTATCCAAAACTTCTTTGCAGAGAATACTCGCATCAAGGCCACCCTTATGATCATGGTGTACTTCGTTGTATTCGCTGTATCATTCCAAACCAGTCGAGCTGACTTTGAGCAAACTACTTCCAAATACCTCGAGGCGAATAACCTCCAGACAAGTCAGTCTGTGCCAAGTACCCGAGTAGTCACCCGATCTGTAACCCCGACTCCGAGCCCGTCCGAATCAAGTACCTACGCCGATGCCCTCACACTCCCCGCCACCGATAAGCCGAGTGAAGACAAACCAAGTACCGGTATGCAATATACTGCCAGCGGATATTCCTACGGCCACTGCACCATGTATGTATCCAAGCGCCGTCCGATCCCACAAAACTGGGGCAATGCTCGCGACTGGCTTCGTAGGGCGCAAGCGGCTGGGTTCACCACCGGAGAGTACGCCCGACCAGGCGCAATCGCTCAGACCACCGTCGGACGCTACGGTCATGTCGCATACGTCGAACAAGTGCAGGAGGGCAAAGTCTACGTCAGTGAAATGAATTATGTCGGCTGGAATCGCTTGAGCTACCGCTGGGCTGACGAGTCTGAATTCAACTACATCTACTAA